The Pseudomonas entomophila genome segment TGATGGTCGGCCTTTGTCGGATTCCGGGTGGGCTTGTCTCATCCGGACAAGGTTTTACCCCTCATCAGGAGAAATCGAATGAGTGTACTCGTAGGCAAAAAAGCCCCTGACTTCACCGTACCGGCCGTGCTGGGCAACGGCGAGATCGTCGACAGCTTCAACCTGGCCTCGGCCATCAAGGGCAAGTACGGCCTGGTGTTCTTCTACCCGCTGGACTTCACCTTCGTCTGCCCGTCCGAGCTGATCGCCCTGGACCACCGCATCCCTGACTTCCAGGCGCGCAACGTGGAAGTGATCGGCGTGTCGATCGACTCGCACTTCACCCACAACGCCTGGCGTAACACCCCGGTCAACAACGGTGGCATCGGCCAGGTCAAGTACACCTTGGCTGCCGACATGACCCACGAAATCTGCAAGGCCTACGACGTCGAGTCCGAAGGCGGCGTGGCCTTCCGTGGTGCCTTCCTGATCGATACCAACGGTGTTGTCCGTTCGCAGATCGTCAACGACCTGCCGCTGGGTCGCAACATGGACGAGCTGCTGCGTCTGGTCGATGCCCTGCAATTCCATGAAGAGCACGGTGAAGTCTGCCCGGCCAACTGGAAGAAAGGCGACAAGGGCATGAATGCTTCGCCGGAAGGTGTCGCGGCTTACCTGAGCGAGAACGCTGGCAAGCTGTAATTGCCACGCGAATAAAAAAACCGGCCTTCGTGGCCGGTTTTTTTTGTTTCAAGCTGTCAGCTCAATCGTTGAAATCGCGCCAACCGCCCATCTCTTTCCAGCGATTGACGATGCCGCAGAACAGCTCGGCGGTCTTCTCGGTGTCGTAGCGTGCCGAGTGTGCCTCGCGGCCATCGAAGTCGATGTCAGCGCTCTGGCAAGCTCGTGCCAGCACGGTCTGGCCGTAGGCGAGGCCGGCGAGCGTGGCCGTGTCGAAGCTGGAGAACGGGTGGAACGGGTTACGCTTGATATCGTTGCGCGCCACCGCGGCGTTAAGGAAGCCGAGGTCGAAGCTGCTGTTGTGCCCGACCAGAATCGCCCGCTTGCAGCCGTTGGCTTTCAAGGCCTTGCGCACGCCGCGGAAGATTTCGGTGAGCGCGCTTTCCTCGCTCACTGCCATGCGCAGCGGGTGGTCCAGCTTGATGCCGGTGAACTCCAGCGCGGCCGCTTCGATGTTGGCCCCTTCGAACGGTTCGACCCGGTAGAAATAGGTGTGCTCGGGGAACAGGAAGCCTTTCTCGTCCATACCGATGGTCACGGCGGCGATTTCCAGCAGCGCGTCGGTGGCACTGTTGAAACCGCCGGTCTCGACATCGACTACTACCGGCAGGTAACCGCGGAAGCGCTCGGCCATGGGGTGGCGCGAGCCGCTGCTGACCTGGCTGTCCTGGTCGTCTTCGTAGAGGTCTTCGCTCACGCGTTGTCCTCCAGCAGGCGCCAGCGCAGCTTTTCACCTGCACGCAACGGAATCACGGTGTTGTCACCAAACGGCAGGCTGTCCGGCGCGGTCCACTCGTCACGCACCAAGGTGATTGTGTCGGTGTTGCGCGGCAGGCCGTAGAAGTCCGGGCCGTGCTTGCTGGCGAAGCCTTCGAGCTTCTCAAGCGCGTTGCGCTGCTCGAACGCCTCGGCGTACAGCTCGATGGCGGCATAGGCGGTATAGCAACCGGCGCAGCCGCAGGCGGCTTCCTTGGCGTGC includes the following:
- a CDS encoding peroxiredoxin, with amino-acid sequence MSVLVGKKAPDFTVPAVLGNGEIVDSFNLASAIKGKYGLVFFYPLDFTFVCPSELIALDHRIPDFQARNVEVIGVSIDSHFTHNAWRNTPVNNGGIGQVKYTLAADMTHEICKAYDVESEGGVAFRGAFLIDTNGVVRSQIVNDLPLGRNMDELLRLVDALQFHEEHGEVCPANWKKGDKGMNASPEGVAAYLSENAGKL
- the rnt gene encoding ribonuclease T produces the protein MAERFRGYLPVVVDVETGGFNSATDALLEIAAVTIGMDEKGFLFPEHTYFYRVEPFEGANIEAAALEFTGIKLDHPLRMAVSEESALTEIFRGVRKALKANGCKRAILVGHNSSFDLGFLNAAVARNDIKRNPFHPFSSFDTATLAGLAYGQTVLARACQSADIDFDGREAHSARYDTEKTAELFCGIVNRWKEMGGWRDFND